The Theobroma cacao cultivar B97-61/B2 chromosome 1, Criollo_cocoa_genome_V2, whole genome shotgun sequence genome contains the following window.
TAGAAGAAGAACCTACAAAGacctaaaagaaaaaaaatagggaggcagagagagggagaatgaaaacaaaaaatggaaagaagaagaagaagaagaagaagaagaaaatgaacaaAGACCCAGATCAGAATTTCCCAAGAAACGGCATGTTTCAAGGCAAAACTGGGAAAAGACCAGTTTCTAATCGCCAAACAAACCTACCCAAATGGAAGTATATCTCTTCAGATGGAGTCAACAGTTAATATTGATGGGCCATGAATGGATGGTGGGGATGAGACTTGAGAGAAGAGGGTTGTGGAAGGAAGAAGACAGTTCGTTTCCTTGTTCTTACATCTTTGGAATTGCATTCAAGGGGTCCACGTTGTAACAGTGGACCCTCCGAGCTAAGGATTTTAGTATATCAGATTGTTGACATAGTAGCTCTTGGTCAGTGTTGGCGGCAAAATTCCAAGAGAATCAactgtaaagaaaaaaaagtggaTGTACACCGTGTTAGATTCGATTTTAAGGTgatatgtttcaattttaaggTAGAGAATCTCATGTAGATCTGTTGCTTCACAAACTGCATCCCTGATCTAATCTTGGCTGCTTTTGGATAAGGCCTAGTTGAGGTCCAATGATTAGTCTAGCAAAAGATGGATTCTTGGTTGTTTCAATCATCTGGTTCAACACTTTTAACAGCTTTTGAAGAAGAATACGTGGAACTTTTGGCTATTGTTCATTATTCTGTCTATGAATATTGCATTGCTTGCTACTCTGATTTCCCATACACAAAGAAGATCCCATTAGAAGATGCTTAGCTCGCTCAGCACGcgatttttcttcaattcatTAGTTCCACCCACGTCACAGTTTACAGTTTTTTACTCTATTTGCTTAAACCAAGTCTTAATCGACAATATACTGAAGAACAATGATGATTAACATGCACGCGTAATGCACAAGCATaccttaaatattttttgtcatcTAAACTACTTCCGTGATTGAGTTCTTCGATGATATGATTGACAGTTGACTTTCCCCTCACCCAAATTTTCTATAGTTCAGTgattgatttgaatttttctccTATAATTGGCTGTTTAAGTAGTGGACCTTGTGTTTCTCAACATCATTATCATCAAGCGAGTTCTTTCCAGATAATATGCATTGACTTTCTATAATCCTCATAGAGCTAAAACCTTTGGGTTTGGTTTGCAGATCATGTTCAGGCTTTACAGCATTTTTCACTTGTAACAAAGCAAGATGATTCCCTAATCGGCATACGTGAGCAAGGTGACTCCTTTTGCTTGAGTGGGTATCAACCCAATACTAGCTCAACTAGAGTCGTTTGCTTTGTGGTGGAATGAGGAGCTTTTGTAATGGTTTCAACACGATCTAGCAACTTAGAAGCTCATAGAAGTTGCTCAAATGAAGTCCAGGCCCATGATTTAAGGCTGAAATAGAAACTGTGCCCTAAATAGCTGAAATGCAAGTGAAAGGCATACAGACAGAGGCAATTAAAGAGTGGAGTTTTGCCGTTTTGTGAGCTCACCTCAAGGTTTTTGAACATTGTCATCAAGCCAAGCAATTGTGCAGTAGTATAGAACTCAGTTCCATGTCATCAAGACAGACATTAAATTCATGGAGTCAGTCAAGTAAGGTGTAAGGAGAAGGGCTAAAGGTAATAGAACATTATTCTCTACGTTCCCTCTCAACTTCATTAACTGCCAATTACAAACAATTCCTAGTATTACGCTTTTCCCAGTAGTGTCAGTGCCTGCAGAAAAATCTTGCAAGTGCCTCTCAAGCATATCCAAGAAGGTGAAATATAACTAGGCAGCTAAGATTCCAACTATgctaaattatcaaaattcttGGCACAAGCTTATTGATCTATGGTGAACCCGACTCTTTAAGTCTATTAAAAGAACTATTAACATGCCTAAAACCAACCCTCCATCCATCTGAGGTCACTGAGGCTGTCTACAAGCTATATATTCACTCAGCTAGACAAGCTAAACCTAAAAACTAGGGAGGAAGCGGAAAAAGTGTTGGCCAGAAAGAGCAACTAGTTTCCTCACTAATCAATTCAGAGCAGTAATGATTCATACTATACAAACCAATCTTCTGCGCCCatcaaaatttacaatttCACATCTTTTATGCAGCAGAGACCAAATATGCATAAGGTGCCTGCAAGGCTGCAACTATATGACATTACTGACTGCTCACTGCTGTATGTGAAGCAAAATGAGATTATTATCAGTTTATCACCAACCCCTGGAGTAAAAACTACAACGTACACAATGCATATGGATAGGTAGTACAAGAAGACCCGGAAATGCCCATCAAAATACGAAAGatctaattaaatcacaatttgAAGGATCAACACTTGAATACAAAAGTGCAAGAAACAACAGCCACTCAAACAGCCAACTCACCAAGAGCAAGAAGCCAAGTCACGAATCACTAGAACACTCCACAGTAGTGGCAACAGGCACCTGAATATCCTTATAGAGGCAAACATAGGGTGCATCACAACCAATGTAAGGCCCAGTCCACTTCGCTTCAGCAATGTAGCTTGCATCCCAAACCGAAGCATACAAGAACATAGGTTTCTCAGGAAGTGCCTCACCTTCCTTTTTCCCTGCTCTCCTCACCACCTTCCCATCAATCAACCACTCTATAGAATCCGGATTCCACTTGATCGTGTATTCATGGAACCCATCAGAGCAATCAAAACCCAGATCATGAATCTGCTCTCTATTCCCAGTACCTACACCACAATTTATACACAACCTTAGGAACAAAGTAAATCCTTACAGTAGTTAAAAAAGggtaactttttttaaatgcaagAATCTGTGAAATTCAAGAAATGTACTACTTTACAAAGAAACAATATGTTACTTTTTTGAAAGTAATTAAAAGGCCGAGTCTTGAAACTTAAACCTGTAGTGTAGTAATTGGTTTGGACAATGGTTTTGTCTTTGCCAAGGAACTCGAAGTCGATCTCGTCCTGGGATTTGTCTCCTTCGAGGGAGGAAAGATAGATGTTGAAGTTGAGACCGCTGGTGTTGCCTTTGGGGCATTGGATGAGGGAACTGAAAGTGCCAT
Protein-coding sequences here:
- the LOC18614222 gene encoding xyloglucan endotransglycosylase/hydrolase protein 8; this encodes MADAADHHQTQPIKEIAIDYTPEACTHCPVSNSITLTFDHRGGARWRSTTRFLYGTFSSLIQCPKGNTSGLNFNIYLSSLEGDKSQDEIDFEFLGKDKTIVQTNYYTTGTGNREQIHDLGFDCSDGFHEYTIKWNPDSIEWLIDGKVVRRAGKKEGEALPEKPMFLYASVWDASYIAEAKWTGPYIGCDAPYVCLYKDIQVPVATTVECSSDS